AACGTCTTTTCTTAACTCCTCATTCGGATAGTCTTTAAGAGGCTTTCCATCAATCAAGACTTGGCCTGCTTGTAACGGATAAAATCGCATCAGCAAATTAATGATAGAACTCTTCCCGCTCCCTGTATGGCCCACTAAAGCGACGGTCTCTCCTTTTTTCACAGAAAACGAAATATTTTTTAATACATCCGTCTTACCGTCATAAGAAAATGTAACATCCTTAAATTCAATCTCTCCTTCGGTAACTTCAATCGCTTCCTTGCCATCTTGCTCTGGTGCAAATTCCTCATGATCCATTAGTTTAAACACACGTCCTGCGGAAACAATGGCTTGTTGAAACAAAGATAAACGCATCATCACCTGGTTCACCGGTTCAAAGAAACGATCTAGATAATTGACAAAAGCATAGATGACGCCAATCTCAACAGGACTAACAAACGATGTCACCCCAAAAAAGCTTAACACTAAGATCAATGCCATCACGGAAATTAAATCTACCATCGGGCGAAGCAATAAACCGTCTAATTTCATGCTTTTCATACCTGCGTTTAGATGTTCATCATTCACTTCGGCAAATTCTTTTCGCAGTCGTTGCTCTTGACGAAACATTTGAATGATTGCCATCCCTTGAATCGATTCATTCATTTTTGCATTTAATTGACTGAGCTTTTCACTCATATCAGCATAAAATTTAGAACTTAATTTTCGATAAAGCTGCATTAAGCCTAGTAGGATTGGTAGTAAGACTAAGCAGTACATAGCAAGGGTTGTATTCAAATAAAACATAGCGATAAAGACACCGATTAAAAACATAATGTTCTGGACAAATGTCGCTAAGACGGTGACATACAATTCTTTGATTGATTCTGTATCATTTGTTATACGTGAAATTAATCCCCCTGCTGGCGTGCGATCAAAAAATGATAATCCTAACCTCTCCACATTCGAGAACACGTCGACACGTAGTTGCTGAATGATTCGCAGAGATATTTTTTGAAATAAAAATGATTGAAAGTAGTTTATAAAGACTGAAGAAACATGCAACACGATATAAAGGGTTCCAAGGATGACAAGAGTATTCATTGGAAACTCTCGTGGTGTTAAATAATCATCAATAAAAATCTTGACCAAAATTGGCCCCATTAACTCCGCAGCTGTTGCAAGTAACAGTAAAACGAAAGCGAGCGTCAATGGTTTTACATGTGGCTTCGCGTAAGTTAGTAAACGGAATAAGACATGACGTTGTTCTTTACTCGATAAGACTCGGTCCTTATGTTCCATCTTATTCCTCCCCTCCCGCTTCCACTTCTGATTCAAGCTGTTGATGTTGATACATATTTTGATACCAGCCATTTTCTTTCATTAATTGATCGTGCGTCCCACGTTCAATAATCTCCCCGTCCGCTAATACTAAGATCACATCAGCATGCTTAATCGCACTAAGACGGTGCGCGGTGATAATCGTCGTTTTCCCTTTTCGATTTTCACGCAAAGATCGTAATATTTGTTCCTCCGTTTTCGCATCGACAGCTGAAAGTGAATCATCTAAAATTAAAATATTTGGATCGGCTATGAGGGCTCTTGCGATAGATATTCGTTGTTTTTGCCCCCCCGAGAGTGTCACACCACGCTCACCGACTACCGTTTCATATCCTTGGTCAAACCTGAGAATATCTTCATGAATATTTGCTAATTGGCAAGCAGCAGCAATTTCTTCAAACCGCGCATTCGGTCTTGCAAATGCCACATTGTCTGCAATCGTCGCTGAGAATAAGAAATGTTCTTGTGGGACATTTCCGAATGCCTTCTTTAAAGCGTCGAGGGAATAATCGTTGACCTCTGTTCCTCCGATATGAATCGTCCCGTTGTCTAAATTGTATTCACGTTGCAAAATCCGAATGAATGTGGACTTACCACTTCCTGTTTTTCCAACAATGCCGAGGGTTTCGCCTTCTTTTAAATGGACATCGATGTGTTTAAGCACGCGCACATCCGCACCTGGATACGTAAAGGATGGTACGTCAATTTGTAAGTCACCACGAGCGACGGTGTCTATTTTTGCTGCATCATCCGTTATGTCTTGTTTTTCACTTAATAAAGAAATAATCCGATCATAGGAAGCTCGGCCTCTTTCGACAATGTTAAATAACCATCCAAAAGCAAGCATCGGCCAAATTAAAAGACCTAAATAAATGGTGAAGCTCGTTAATTGTCCGATTGTCAATTCATCAGCAATCACATATCTCGCTCCAAAAACAACAGCCAAAAAATACGAAATCCCAACGATAAAGGAGATCGTTGGATCAAATAACGCATCAATTTTAGAGACCGCGACATTTTTCTCCACGACTTCTTCTGATTTCTTTCTAAACCCTTCAATTTCATGATGTTCTTGCCCGAACGCCTTGGCGACACGAACACCTGTAATGCTTTCTTGAACGGTATCGTTTAACTCAGAAAAGGCAGCTTGAGCGACATGAAATCGCTTATGTAATAGTGTCCCGTAATAGCTTGTTAAAAGCGCCATAAACGGCATCGGGATTAAACTAATTAATGTGAGCTCCCAACTAATGGTCAGAGCCATCGTAATGATGACGAAGCCACCCATCGTTAATGAATCAACTAATGTTAAAACCCCTTGACCAGCCGTTGCTTGCACCGCTCGAATATCATTCGTTGCATGTGCCATTAAATCGCCCGTGCGTTGACGTTGATAAAAACGACTCGACATGTTTGTAAAGTGTTCATACAGTTGATTCCTTAACAGACGAGCTAGGCGAATGGCTGCTCCAAATATCATAATTCGCCACACGAAACGTAGGACATACACAATGAATGCTACTCCAACCAATACCCCAATCCATTGCAAGAGGATCTGAGTCGTGAGCGTCTGTTCGGCAATATGGTCAACGATAATTCCTACGATATAAGGTGGAATGAGTGTAAATAGGGAGACAAAAGCTAATACGACAATTCCCAACCCATATGAAAAGCGTTCCTGCTTAAAGAACCACCATAAATCTTTAAAAACCGACATCTATCCTGCACCCCCACCACAATCATATTATCTTTTTAAAAAACAGAAAGAACTTATTATTCAGTCATTTTTACTCACTGGGGATTTCTTCATTCCTCTAGTGTCACCCTCCAGACATTTCCTTTTGCATTATATCACAATCCTATATAAGTGAATGAATTAAATTCTGAAAATACAAAAAGCCACCTGTCTCAAATGAGAGAAGTGACTTTGACATCCTATAAAAGCGATCCAACAAGAAGAAGGAGAGATGATCTATTCAATAAATAACCATTCATTGATATAGATCGTATCTCGTTCTATTTGCCTCACACTGCATGATGAGTGTATTATTTTGTTTGTTGCTTTTGCATTGCTTTCATCATTTGGTTAATTTTCTTTTGTGATGGGTTTTGACCCATTTGCATCATCATTACTCGAAGCATCTGCTCATTAATTGGCGGGTTCTTCTTCAAGTATGACATCATTGTTTTACGTGCGATAAAGAAACCAATTGCCACACCTGCAAGAACTGCAATCGTATAGCCTAAAATATGAATCCATGGCATAAGTCCAACTTCCTCCTTCAAACAAAATAAACCGTTCAAGCCTAGCCTGAATCAACCTCCATCATTATATCGTAACAGAGCTTGTTTTAAAAGCGCCTAATGAAAAATGTTCCTTTTCTTTCGATCTTTTCAGACATATTTCACTTGTTTGATCGGATTCAGCCAACCAAAACGATGTGATTGTGTGTTCACAGCAAAGAAGTAAGGGTCAATTTTCCGAAGTACTTCAAAAAACATCGTTTCTGCCTCGATTTCCCCAGTTGATGTAAGGGTTATCGATTGCTTTTGAAGAAGTAATTCTGCACAACTTTCTGGATGCTCGATTTCAAGCAAGTGAATATGTTTATGGACGCGATATATTGGTAGATGAGAAAAGCTAGTAATCATTTTTTGTTGTAACAAGAGTCCTGGCATTGGTTTAGATATATATTCAATCTGTGCATCTATAATCATTCTTTGTTCTGCGGTAGCTTTTGTACGCTCTAAGAAGAGATGAAATAATTTAGATTCCTGACCATAATAATACTGCGCAACATCCTCTTCTAGCAGATAAAGTTGATAATGCCTCATTCTCGTTGCACCCCTTTCACCATGCTCTTTTCACATAAGTATAAAGGACAAGCTTTAAAATGATTGTCTAAAGCAGGCGAAGATAACCACTAGTTTTGTCGATATCATCACCGTATTTAGTTCTTCTACAAAAAGAAAGCCACTTCCTACAAACGGAAGTGACTCATGTAAATTATTTACTTAATAATACTTTAGCTTTAGCAACGACGTTCTCAACAGTGAAGCCATATTCTTTCATGATACGTTCACCTGGTGCAGATGCACCGAATTGATCAATCGCCAACACATCACCTTGGTCTCCAACATATTTTGCCCAACCAAGAGACGTACCCATTTCAATTCCTAAACGAGCTTTGACGTTCGGATTTAATACTTCATTTTTGTACTCTTGAGATTGAGCTTCAAAACGATCCCAGCTTGGCATGCTGATTACTGAAGCATGAATGCCTTCTTTTTCAAGAGCCATTTGTGCTTCTACTGCTAGAGGAACTTCAGAACCTGTTGCAAGGAGTAACATATCAACATCACCATTTGCAGCAGAAATCACGTAAGCACCTTTTTTCACACCTTCGTACGCACGTTCACTAGTTCCTTCAATCGTTGCAAGGTTTTGACGCGTTAAGACTAGTGCTGTAGGTGTCGATTTAGACTCAAGAGCTAGCTTCCA
Above is a genomic segment from Bacillus sp. FJAT-45037 containing:
- a CDS encoding ABC transporter transmembrane domain-containing protein, with the protein product MSVFKDLWWFFKQERFSYGLGIVVLAFVSLFTLIPPYIVGIIVDHIAEQTLTTQILLQWIGVLVGVAFIVYVLRFVWRIMIFGAAIRLARLLRNQLYEHFTNMSSRFYQRQRTGDLMAHATNDIRAVQATAGQGVLTLVDSLTMGGFVIITMALTISWELTLISLIPMPFMALLTSYYGTLLHKRFHVAQAAFSELNDTVQESITGVRVAKAFGQEHHEIEGFRKKSEEVVEKNVAVSKIDALFDPTISFIVGISYFLAVVFGARYVIADELTIGQLTSFTIYLGLLIWPMLAFGWLFNIVERGRASYDRIISLLSEKQDITDDAAKIDTVARGDLQIDVPSFTYPGADVRVLKHIDVHLKEGETLGIVGKTGSGKSTFIRILQREYNLDNGTIHIGGTEVNDYSLDALKKAFGNVPQEHFLFSATIADNVAFARPNARFEEIAAACQLANIHEDILRFDQGYETVVGERGVTLSGGQKQRISIARALIADPNILILDDSLSAVDAKTEEQILRSLRENRKGKTTIITAHRLSAIKHADVILVLADGEIIERGTHDQLMKENGWYQNMYQHQQLESEVEAGGEE
- a CDS encoding YneF family protein translates to MPWIHILGYTIAVLAGVAIGFFIARKTMMSYLKKNPPINEQMLRVMMMQMGQNPSQKKINQMMKAMQKQQTK
- the sirA gene encoding sporulation inhibitor of replication protein SirA → MRHYQLYLLEEDVAQYYYGQESKLFHLFLERTKATAEQRMIIDAQIEYISKPMPGLLLQQKMITSFSHLPIYRVHKHIHLLEIEHPESCAELLLQKQSITLTSTGEIEAETMFFEVLRKIDPYFFAVNTQSHRFGWLNPIKQVKYV
- a CDS encoding ABC transporter ATP-binding protein, with product MEHKDRVLSSKEQRHVLFRLLTYAKPHVKPLTLAFVLLLLATAAELMGPILVKIFIDDYLTPREFPMNTLVILGTLYIVLHVSSVFINYFQSFLFQKISLRIIQQLRVDVFSNVERLGLSFFDRTPAGGLISRITNDTESIKELYVTVLATFVQNIMFLIGVFIAMFYLNTTLAMYCLVLLPILLGLMQLYRKLSSKFYADMSEKLSQLNAKMNESIQGMAIIQMFRQEQRLRKEFAEVNDEHLNAGMKSMKLDGLLLRPMVDLISVMALILVLSFFGVTSFVSPVEIGVIYAFVNYLDRFFEPVNQVMMRLSLFQQAIVSAGRVFKLMDHEEFAPEQDGKEAIEVTEGEIEFKDVTFSYDGKTDVLKNISFSVKKGETVALVGHTGSGKSSIINLLMRFYPLQAGQVLIDGKPLKDYPNEELRKDVGLVLQDPFIYTGTIESNIRLSRAGISDEQVKKSSEFVRASEFIDRLPNQYDTQLSERGSTLSSGQRQLLSFARTMAVNPKVLILDEATANVDTETEEAIQVALRRMQEGRTTIAIAHRLSTIKDADQILVLHQGEIVERGSHDELLAEKGLYHKMYLLQKGTEKEMATFTK